TCGCGCCTGCATGGTGGGAGAATGAAGGGTGCCCGTGTACCGAGATGAAGCCGTCGTGCTCCGCACCCACAAGCTGGGCGAAGCCGATCGCATCGTCACCCTGCTGACGCGGCAGCACGGCAAGATCCGCGCCGTCGCCAAGGGCGTGCGGCGCACGGGCTCGAAGTTCGGGTCACGGCTCGAGCCGTTCATGGTCGCCGACCTGCAGCTCTACGAGGGCCGGAGCCTCGACGTCGTGACGCAGGCCGAGTCGCTCGGCTCCTACGGTGCCCTCATCACCCAGGATTACTCGGCCTACACGGCCGCGAATGCCATGGTCGAGGCCGCCGACAAGCTCACCGAGGCCGAGGGGTCTCTGCAGCAGTACCTGCTGCTCGTCGGTGCCCTGCGCTCCCTCTCTCGACACGAGCACGGTGCGAGCCTCACCCTCGACTCCTACCTGCTGCGCGCCCTCGCCCTCGCGGGCTGGGCGCCGAGCTTCCAGGACTGCGCCCGGTGCGGCCGGGTCGGCGAACACACGGCGGTCGTGGTGCAGCTCGGCGGCGTGGTCTGCGACGAATGCGCCCCGCCCGGCACGCCGCGCATCGCCGGCTCGACCGTGGCCCTGCTCGGCGCGCTGCTCGCCGGCGACTGGGTGTTCGCGAAGGCGTCGAGCGAGCGCGACCGCAGTCAGGCCAGCGGCATCATCGCCGCCTACACCCAGTGGCACCTCGAGCGGGGTCTCCGCTCGCTGCCGCACGTATCCAGAGAGACGACCGCCCAGTGAGCCCGAAGCCCTACACCCACCGCGACGCCGTGCCCTACCGGCCGCTCGACTGGACGGGCCTCTATCCGCCCGAGCTGCCGAAGGGGGCCGTGCCCGAGCACGTCGCCATCGTCATGGACGGCAACGGGCGTTGGGCGAACCGTCGCGGACTCACTCGAATCGAAGGCCACAAGGCCGGCGAGATCGCGCTGCTCGACGTCGTCGCCGGCGCGATTCAGGCCGGGGTGAAGCACCTCTCGGTCTATGCGTTCTCGACCGAGAACTGGAAGCGCTCGCCCGAAGAGGTTCGCTTCCTCATGGGGTACAACCGCGACGTGCTGCACCGGCGCCGCGACCAGCTCAACGAGTGGGGCGTGCGCATCCGCTGGGCAGGGCGGCGCCCGCGTCTCTGGGCCTCGGTCATCAAGGAGCTGCAGGTCGCCGAGCAGCTGACGGCTGGCAACGACACCCTGACCCTCACGATGTGCGTCAACTACGGCGGGCGCACCGAGATCGCCGACGCCGTGCGATCGATCGCCGACGACGTGGCATCCGGTCGCCTTCGCCCGTCGGCCGTGTCGGAGAAGCTCATCGCGAAGCGGCTCTACGTGCCCGATCTGCCCGACGTCGACCTCTTCGTGCGCAGCTCGGGGGAGCAGCGCACCTCGAACTTCATGCTGTGGCAGTCGGCGTACGCCGAGATGGTGTTCCTCGACACGCTGTGGCCCGACTTCTCGCGCGTCGACCTGTGGCAGGCCATCGAGCTCTACGCCGGACGCAATCGCCGCTTCGGCGGTGCGATCGACGCGCCGACCGCCGGCAGCTGACACCGGCGGCCGGCGGCATCAGCCGAGGCCGAGCTCGATCGCGAGCGACCGCGCCTTGGCGAGCGCTGCGCTCGAGCCAGGCCGGGCTGCGAGTTCCGCCAGCCCCGGCCATGCGGCGTGCTCGGCCGGGATCCGGCCCGCCGCTGCAGCGGCGCGCAGCAACGGCGCTCGAAGCAGCGCCGCGTCGAGCACGCGGTTCAGCCACGACGGCGGCTTCGACTGGGATGCTGCGTAGCGGACGGATTCGGTGAGCATCGGCCACAGCACCGGCAGCGCGCGCGTCTCGCGTTCGATCGAGCCCATCATGCGCGCAGGCGTAATGTCGGGCAGCGGCAGCAGACGCGACATGGCCAGGCGCACCGAATCGGCTGAGAACCGACGGCCTGCGACCATCGCGTCGACGCTGTAGCGCGACTCGACGTCAGAGCACAGGGACGCCAGTACGACCGCGACCATGAGCACCGTCAAGGGAGGAACCGAGTCGCTGCTCGACGGGCCGTTCTCGGCGGCGCCCCGGTCGCGGAACTCCGAGGGGATGATCCGGCCGAGCGCGTCGTCCCACTGCAACCATCGTCGTTCGTCACCCGCGATGGTATCGGCATCGAGCTGACCCTCGCGGTCGAGTGCGTAGGACCAGGCCATGAGCGCCCGGTACCGCACCTCGGGTGCTTCAGGCAGGCTGAACTCGATCGGCACGAAGCGCTTCGACCCGCGCAGGTGCGATGACGAGGCGAGGTGCACGCCATCGTCGATGGCCGCTCCCGTCCCGTCGCCGGCGGGCCAGAACGCATCGAGATCGACGGCGGACTCCAGCGAAGCGACTCCGGAGGCGGGGGTCGCGGTCGATTCGGGGAGCTGTGCGGCGATCGCCTTCGCAGAGGCCACGGCGCGCGATGAGCCCGGTCGGGCAGCGAGGGTGCGGGTGTGCGGGAGGTCGAGCGTCGACGGATCCGCGATGCCGGTTGCGACGGCATCGATGGCGCCGGGCAGCAGGGCACCGATCGCCTCGGTGGCCTCCGCGGTGCCCGCCGTCATTCGAACCGCTCCCAGAGACGCGCCCAAGAAGCCGTCGAGGAGCGGCCAGGCGACCGAGCCGAGTCCGGCCTCGCTCAGTTCCAGCGCAACGCGCGCGAGCTGCGCGCCACCCGGGCCACTCCGGCCGAGTAGGCAGGGATCGGCCACTCCCGGCCGCAGCAGCCCGCGGTCCCACGCCTCCAGCACCGCCTCGAACATGTCGGTGGCGGCCTTCGGGTGGGGTGAGCACAGGCCGCAGAGCATTCGTGCGGCGAGGCGCGGCGTGAGCGGCGCGCTGCGGCGCGCGAGCTGTCGCCACTCGAACCCGCTGCCGGCCTCGAGTCCATCGCGCGAGCAGGTGCCATCGCCCCATGTCGGCAACTCGAGCGGAGTGCCCCAGCCGTACCTCGTCGTGTCGATGCGCCGTGGGAACTGGGCGAGTGATGCCGGCAGCGCAATGACGTCACGGCGCCAGTCGCCGTCCTCGTCCTGCACGAGCGACGGCTCGAGCAATGGATCGAGGGCGAATGCGCGCGCCGCTGGTCCGGCCGCGACCGTCATCCGTTCGCCGGACTGGAGCACGATGGGCACCTCCAGCACGGCGAGTGCGTCGAGGTGCCGCTGCTCGACGAGCGTGAGGTCGAGTCGGATCATCGCGAGGAACAGATCCGCCTCACTCGCGGTGGCGCCCGTATCGCGGTATTCCTGCAGGCGCTCGACGAGGTCGTCCGGCGCGATCCGAAGGTCGTCCCACGACGGCGTGGACAACAGCGTCGGAACCTCGCCGAGCCGTTGGACGACCGCGGCTTCGCGCGCCGGCATCGGACCGAAGACCACATCGCTCCGCCAATCGTCGCCGCCGGGTTGCACGAGCCGGTCGAGCAATCGGATGCGGGTACGGGCGACCCAGTCCGCAGCGGCGCTCGCTCCCGCCCGCCAGTTCGGCCTCAGTCCGCGGAGCGCGGCGCGCGCTGCCTCCGCATCCGCACGCGCGACCGCGTTCGCGAGCTCCAGGAAGCGGTCGACCTCGAGATCCTCGGCGCCGTCCGGGCGCGAGTACAGCACACCTGCGGCCTCGGCGAGTGCGGAAGACGAGACCTCCGGCAGCTGGAATCGCGGTACCGTCCACACCTCGGGTGCGGGTTGCCACGCGGTCGAAGCGGTCTCGGTCTCCGGCACGGTCTCGGTGGCGACGCCCCATCGCTCCCGGAGCGCTCTCGCCGCTTTCGCGAGCGTCCCGTCTCGTCCGGACTCGATCGGCGACAGGGCGATCACGGCAGTCTCCGCCGCTTCGCCGGTGAGTGGCATCGAGCGGCGCAGCGCTGCGTCGAGCACGATCCGCCGTGCGGCCTTGGACTTCGCCGCGAGCGAGAGCGAGAGCACGTCGGCGGCCTGGTATTCGTCGCCGAACTCGATGATCGTGGGCGCGAGGGCAGTGATCACCGGGGCATCCGCGTGGCTGATGGCTCCAAGGAGCGCGTCGGCATGTGCGACGAGCTCTGCGTCGGTCAGCGCCAGGGATTCGGTGAGGACGCCGGCCCAGACCTTGCGATCGCCGGGGCGCTGGGCGGCGTCGAGCGCGGACAGCACGAGCGGCACCGCTTCGTCGCGGTCGACCCAGCCCTGCTCGAACCCGGCGGCGACCACTGCGCCGAACGGTCCGGTTGCTGGCGCTCCCACGGCGACCCCGATGCGCAGATGATCGATGAAACGCGATCGGATGACAGCGGCGTCGATCGGGCCGCGACCGGCCGGATACAGCTCCGCCTCCAGGCCGAGCGCGACAGCCGCGTAGACGGCCCAGTCCTTCAGATACTCCACGCTCTCGGGCACGGGCAGCCCGTGATGATGCACCAGGCGCACTGCACGACCGGCGTGCACCGAGGTCGCATGCTCCCAGGGGCGTCGGTTGGAGCGGCACGCGCGGGACGTGAAGGCGATCGCGAAGTCCGGACCGCGCGTCGCGAGCACCTCAGTGGCGAGCTGATCGGGCACGGAGCCCGGCCCGCCCAGGACCGCCTCCGCACGTCGGGCATCCGCACCCACGCGGATCGCGAACAGCGCGAGCATCCCGTGGTCGGCATCGCCGACCACCGACTCGCGGGTGATGGTGTTCCCCTCGGTGACCCACATGTCCCAGTCGCCGCGCTGCAGGCCGGCGCGAGCCTCACGCCGTTGCGCCTCGGTCCCGACCGGGAGCTCGAGCGCGACCGCTTGCCGGGCGTCGGCCCAGCCGAGGTCGCGGAACAGCTCGAGCGAGCGTGCGAGGGCGTCGGTCATCGGATCTCCTTCATCATGATCTGCACGGCGAGCACGTGCTTGCACGGTCCTCGGTCGCTGCCCCCGGTGAGCTGCCACGTGCATGTGCAGCGTGCGGCGCCATCGGCGCCACGGACGCTGTAGACGGCGGGATCGTCGCGGTTGCCGGCGTGCACGAGCCATTCGCCGGGCTGCACGCCGGGCACGACCAGGTGCTGCGCGACGAGCCGACGCGCGGCGTCCACGCGAGGGTTGCCGCGGGTGACGCGCTCAGGGTCGTCGGGAAGCTCGCGGTGGAAGTGGGCGCGAGCGTGCACGTCCCAGCCGACACGGCCGGAGGCGGCGAGCACAGCGAGGCCCGACTCGACTTCTGCCATCGTGAGTCCGGACTCGAGGCGCAGCCGTTCGACGTCGATCGCCGGTTCGAAGGCCAGCAACGCCGAGACGAGTGCCGCGTGTCCGGTGGCGTCGGGTTCGGCCAGTGCACTCACCAGCGAACCCTCGCCGGAGAATCCGCGCCATGCCTCCTTGGTGATGCCGAGCAGCAGGCGAGCGTGTCGGAGCTCCACCTCGAACGCCGTGGTCCCCGGCTCTCCGTCGGCGGGGCCGTACACGGTGAGTCCGGTCACGTGGGGGAGCAGCCGCTTCAGGGCGCTCAGGCGATGCAGACCGTGCACGTGGACAGCGCCAGGGATGCGCCGCGGTGCGATGCGGAACTCCGAGGCGGTCGGGGCGAGCCAACCGGCCGATCCCGCGGCGGTCGCTGCGGGGATCGAGGTCAGCAGCGTGCGGGCGGCGGCCCGGTCGAGCGTGAAGGCCCGCTCGAGTCGACGGTGCATCTCCGCGACGTTGCCGAGCGCAGGGACCCAGCGATCCGGCATCTCGACCGGTCGCTCGGTCGCCGCAGCGGATGGTGTGGCCACGGTCAACCCATGTCGGCCGACGTCGAGGTGGAACAGCTCGTTCCGGCCGATCGAGGCGAGTGCCCGTCGCGTGGCCATCCCGATGTCGACGTTGGTGGTTCCGCGGGCCACCTCACCGCCGTCCAGGCCGGAGCCGAGCAGGTCGAGACGCGCGTACACGCTGTTGCAGGCCGAGAACACCTCCGCGCGCAGTCGATCGCCGTGAGCGGTCAGCACCGGGTCGCGCTGCGTGGTGGGGGTGTACTTGAAGTACCTGGTGGCGGTGATGTCGGCGAGCGACAGCAGTCCTCGCGCCAGCACTTGCGGCTCGGTCGCGAAGCCGTGGAAGAAGCTCGGACTGGCGACGGTACCGGCGGGCGTGAGTGCCGGGGCGAGCGCGAGTTCGAGCCGATCCTGAGTCGCCGATGACGCCGTCGTGAACCCGCGAACACCCATGGGGATGAGGCTAGCGGAGGCCACCCCCGCAACGAGGCGCTGGGCGTCGCCGAGCGGACCGGGCTTCAGACGAGGGATCAGCGACGTCCGCGACGCCCCATCACTCCGGCGAACAACGCGTGCAGCAGCGGCAGGGCGGAGGCGATCATGAGCGTCGTTCCGAGCACGGGGTTCGGGGCCACCAGCACCGCGCCGCCGATGAGCAGCGCGGCGAACAGCACGGCCGATACGACGCGGCGGGCGACGCCCTCGACTCGGTCGAGACGCCGTTCGAGACGTGAGGTGTCGAACGAGAGCCGACCCTCATCGGCCTTCGTGATGAGTGCATCGACGCGCTGCGGCAGCCGCCACAGGAGTCCGGCGCTCTTCATCGCCTCGGCGGCGAGATCCCGCGCGAGATCGCCGCGTTCCTCATCGAGGAGTCGGGCCGCATACGGTTCGACGGCGTCCCAGACGTTGAACTCGGGGTCGAGTCCGCTGCACATGCCCGAGGTGAGCGCCATCGACCGGATCAGCAGCAGCAGGTGCTCGGGCAGCTGGAAGGGGAGCGAGCGCATGACATCGCCGAACTCCTCGCCGAACTCGCGGAACTCGCGCGGGTCGACATGTTTCAGTTGGGCGAACCCCATGCCGCCGAAGCGTGCGAAGAGTTGGGAGAGCGCGCGCTCGAGCTCGCCCGTCTCCGCCGAGGGCATGAGCACGCCGATCTCACGGGCGGCGTCGATCATGGCGCGACCGTCACGGGCGGCGACGGCGATGACGAGCGCGCGAAGCCCGGAGCGCAGCTCGGCCGGAACCTCGGCCATCATGCCGAAGTCGACGAAGGTGAGCCGCCACGGCGGAACAGAGCCGTTCGGCCCGTCGCCGTGCACGGTCGTGGGCGGCAACGGCGTGACGAAGATGTTGCCGGGGTGCGGATCGGCATGCACGAAGCCGTGCGTGAAGACCTGGTCGAACATGATCTCGGCGAAGACCCGAGCGACATCGGCGGGTGGGATGCCGGCCGCCTGCAATGCGTCGGTGTCGTTGATCTTGATCGCCGTGACGTCTTCGAGGGTCAGCACCCGACGGGTCGTCCGCTCCCACACCACGGCCGGGGCGTACACGCGGTCGTCGTCGGCGAACGACTCCGCGAAGCGCTCGGCACTCGCGGCCTCGTGCAGGTAGTCGATCTCCTCGAGGCTCGTCTGGGCGAACTCCTCGACGAGGGCAGGGGCATCCACCCGGTCGGACACGATGCGCACACGCCGTAGCCAACCGGCGACGCGGCGGAGTGCGGCGAGGTCGACGGCGACGATCTGGTCGATGCCGGGGCGCTGCACCTTGACGACGACGTCGTGGAGTCCGGTCTCCGCGGAATCGCCGTCGGAGAGCCGGGCGCGGTGCACCTGCCCGAGCGAGGCCGCCGCCACGGGCACCTCGTCGAACCGGTCGAAGATCCGCTCGAGGCGTGCGCCCAGCTCGGCCTCTGCGAGTTCGCGGATCGCGGGGAACGGCACCGGCGGCACTTCGTCCTGCAGGCCCTCGAGCTCCGAGGTGATCTCGGGCGGCAGCACGTCGAGGCGTGAGGAGAGGAACTGCCCGACCTTGATCATGAGCCCGCCGAGCTCGACGGCGAGCACGCGGAAGTCCTCGGCGAGCTTTCGGATGCGCCGTTCGCGCGTGTTCTCGGCGACCCGGGCGAGGCCCAGCTTCGGCAGCGCGAGTTCGAACCACCAGAGTTGGATCAGTCGCCGGGCCGCGAACGTCAGGATGCGGCGGGAGCGCGCCCGGCGTGCACCGTCGCTCATCGCGCCATCCGCTCGCCGGTTGCTCGATGGGGAAGCAGGGGCGCCACGTGTCAGCTCTGGGCGAGGATCGAGTACAGCGCGCGGCGAGCGTCGTCGAGCACGGTCACGGCCTGCTTCACCTGGTCGGGGGTTCCGCTCCGGCCGAGCTGCGCCGTTGCGGCTGCGAGATCGACGGCCGCCTTCGAGAGCGCGCGGTGCTGTTCGGTGCCGTTGGACGAAGAGGACTCCCACGGTGCCGGCCGGTCGGCCGCCGCCTCGACCTCGGCACGGCCGAGGTCGGTGAGCGAGTAGGTCTTGCGACCGCGCAGTTCCTCGGCGACGATGAGCTCCTCATCGGCCAGCAACTGCAGCGTCGGGTAGACCGAGCCGGCGCTCGGCTTCCACATGCCGCCGCTGCGCTCCTCGATCTCCTGGATGATCTGGTAGCCGTGCATGGGCTGCTCGGCGAGCAGGGCGAGCACCGCCGCGCGCACGTCGCCGCGCGCCATCCGCTTCACTCCTGGTCGTGGGTCGAAGGTGGAGCGCAACTGCTCCATCGCCTCCCAGATCGCCGCGCCGGGGCTGCCTGCCCCGAAGCTGCGTTCACCGCTGAAACCTGCTCCACCGAATCCGCCTGTCGGGCGTTGACCGTTCATGATGACCTCCCGGTTCACGACTGAGCGATACTCAACGATATATCGTTAGCGCCCCGAATGGAAGGGGTACGTCGTGGCGAGCCAGGCCTCGGCCTCGCGTGGATTCCGCAGCCGCACGACCTCGAGGTGCGGGCGCCGGCGCGCGGCGTCGGCGACGAGTTCGCCCCGGCTGCCATGCGTGTTCCACGCCCAGCGGATGATGTGCTCGGGGTCGCTGAAGATCGTGGTCAACGAGGGCTCGAGGTTGCCGTTCCACAGTTCCTCGCGCCGCACGCGGCGCCGCACCGTACGGACGACGACCTGCCGCATGACGCGCGCCCGCGAGTAGTCGAGGAAGACCAGCACCTGCGCCCGGTCGGCGAGCAGTTCACGCGCCGAGTCGTACTGCCACTCGGTCACCCATCCCGGCTGCGACGTGAACGCGTCGACGTCGGCGACGAAGCTCGGACGCGGCGTCCAATCGGGTCCGTGGAAGAGCGCGTCGATCTCCTGGAACGGCAATCCGGATGCCGCGGCGATCCGCCGCGCGAGCGTCGACTTGCCCGCCCCGCTGGCCCCGGCGACGAGGATGCGGCGCGGAGGGGGGTTGTGCGGGTCGGCGGCGGCGTGGGGCATCCGATCACCCTAGACCGGGCGCACTCGCGGCGCCGCGGCGGCTCGGTCGGCCACGTGCTCGACTTCGCGGTGGTCGACTCGGGAATACGGAGACCGAACCATCCGTTCGCATACGTCGTGAGTGAACCCATCAAGATCGACATCTGGTCCGACATCGCGTGCCCGTGGTGCTACATCGGCAAGCGCCACCTCGAGAGCGGCATCGCCTCGCTGGGCGCCGACGCGCCCGAGGTCGACATCACCTACCACTCCTTCGAACTCGCTCCCGACACCCCGGTCGACTTCGAGGGCTCCGAGATCGACTTCCTCGCCAAGCACAAGGGCATGCCCGCCGAGCGCGTGCAGCAGATGCTCGAGCACGTCACGGGCGTCGCGGCCACCGCCGGACTCGACTACGACTTCGACGCACTGCAGCACACCAAGACGCTGAAGGCGCACGAGTTGCTGCACTTCGCCAAGGAGCA
The sequence above is a segment of the Agromyces hippuratus genome. Coding sequences within it:
- the recO gene encoding DNA repair protein RecO, with amino-acid sequence MPVYRDEAVVLRTHKLGEADRIVTLLTRQHGKIRAVAKGVRRTGSKFGSRLEPFMVADLQLYEGRSLDVVTQAESLGSYGALITQDYSAYTAANAMVEAADKLTEAEGSLQQYLLLVGALRSLSRHEHGASLTLDSYLLRALALAGWAPSFQDCARCGRVGEHTAVVVQLGGVVCDECAPPGTPRIAGSTVALLGALLAGDWVFAKASSERDRSQASGIIAAYTQWHLERGLRSLPHVSRETTAQ
- a CDS encoding DUF7824 domain-containing protein; this translates as MTDALARSLELFRDLGWADARQAVALELPVGTEAQRREARAGLQRGDWDMWVTEGNTITRESVVGDADHGMLALFAIRVGADARRAEAVLGGPGSVPDQLATEVLATRGPDFAIAFTSRACRSNRRPWEHATSVHAGRAVRLVHHHGLPVPESVEYLKDWAVYAAVALGLEAELYPAGRGPIDAAVIRSRFIDHLRIGVAVGAPATGPFGAVVAAGFEQGWVDRDEAVPLVLSALDAAQRPGDRKVWAGVLTESLALTDAELVAHADALLGAISHADAPVITALAPTIIEFGDEYQAADVLSLSLAAKSKAARRIVLDAALRRSMPLTGEAAETAVIALSPIESGRDGTLAKAARALRERWGVATETVPETETASTAWQPAPEVWTVPRFQLPEVSSSALAEAAGVLYSRPDGAEDLEVDRFLELANAVARADAEAARAALRGLRPNWRAGASAAADWVARTRIRLLDRLVQPGGDDWRSDVVFGPMPAREAAVVQRLGEVPTLLSTPSWDDLRIAPDDLVERLQEYRDTGATASEADLFLAMIRLDLTLVEQRHLDALAVLEVPIVLQSGERMTVAAGPAARAFALDPLLEPSLVQDEDGDWRRDVIALPASLAQFPRRIDTTRYGWGTPLELPTWGDGTCSRDGLEAGSGFEWRQLARRSAPLTPRLAARMLCGLCSPHPKAATDMFEAVLEAWDRGLLRPGVADPCLLGRSGPGGAQLARVALELSEAGLGSVAWPLLDGFLGASLGAVRMTAGTAEATEAIGALLPGAIDAVATGIADPSTLDLPHTRTLAARPGSSRAVASAKAIAAQLPESTATPASGVASLESAVDLDAFWPAGDGTGAAIDDGVHLASSSHLRGSKRFVPIEFSLPEAPEVRYRALMAWSYALDREGQLDADTIAGDERRWLQWDDALGRIIPSEFRDRGAAENGPSSSDSVPPLTVLMVAVVLASLCSDVESRYSVDAMVAGRRFSADSVRLAMSRLLPLPDITPARMMGSIERETRALPVLWPMLTESVRYAASQSKPPSWLNRVLDAALLRAPLLRAAAAAGRIPAEHAAWPGLAELAARPGSSAALAKARSLAIELGLG
- a CDS encoding P-loop NTPase family protein, whose product is MPHAAADPHNPPPRRILVAGASGAGKSTLARRIAAASGLPFQEIDALFHGPDWTPRPSFVADVDAFTSQPGWVTEWQYDSARELLADRAQVLVFLDYSRARVMRQVVVRTVRRRVRREELWNGNLEPSLTTIFSDPEHIIRWAWNTHGSRGELVADAARRRPHLEVVRLRNPREAEAWLATTYPFHSGR
- a CDS encoding SWIM zinc finger family protein; this translates as MGVRGFTTASSATQDRLELALAPALTPAGTVASPSFFHGFATEPQVLARGLLSLADITATRYFKYTPTTQRDPVLTAHGDRLRAEVFSACNSVYARLDLLGSGLDGGEVARGTTNVDIGMATRRALASIGRNELFHLDVGRHGLTVATPSAAATERPVEMPDRWVPALGNVAEMHRRLERAFTLDRAAARTLLTSIPAATAAGSAGWLAPTASEFRIAPRRIPGAVHVHGLHRLSALKRLLPHVTGLTVYGPADGEPGTTAFEVELRHARLLLGITKEAWRGFSGEGSLVSALAEPDATGHAALVSALLAFEPAIDVERLRLESGLTMAEVESGLAVLAASGRVGWDVHARAHFHRELPDDPERVTRGNPRVDAARRLVAQHLVVPGVQPGEWLVHAGNRDDPAVYSVRGADGAARCTCTWQLTGGSDRGPCKHVLAVQIMMKEIR
- a CDS encoding isoprenyl transferase, with protein sequence MSPKPYTHRDAVPYRPLDWTGLYPPELPKGAVPEHVAIVMDGNGRWANRRGLTRIEGHKAGEIALLDVVAGAIQAGVKHLSVYAFSTENWKRSPEEVRFLMGYNRDVLHRRRDQLNEWGVRIRWAGRRPRLWASVIKELQVAEQLTAGNDTLTLTMCVNYGGRTEIADAVRSIADDVASGRLRPSAVSEKLIAKRLYVPDLPDVDLFVRSSGEQRTSNFMLWQSAYAEMVFLDTLWPDFSRVDLWQAIELYAGRNRRFGGAIDAPTAGS
- a CDS encoding ABC1 kinase family protein, with translation MSDGARRARSRRILTFAARRLIQLWWFELALPKLGLARVAENTRERRIRKLAEDFRVLAVELGGLMIKVGQFLSSRLDVLPPEITSELEGLQDEVPPVPFPAIRELAEAELGARLERIFDRFDEVPVAAASLGQVHRARLSDGDSAETGLHDVVVKVQRPGIDQIVAVDLAALRRVAGWLRRVRIVSDRVDAPALVEEFAQTSLEEIDYLHEAASAERFAESFADDDRVYAPAVVWERTTRRVLTLEDVTAIKINDTDALQAAGIPPADVARVFAEIMFDQVFTHGFVHADPHPGNIFVTPLPPTTVHGDGPNGSVPPWRLTFVDFGMMAEVPAELRSGLRALVIAVAARDGRAMIDAAREIGVLMPSAETGELERALSQLFARFGGMGFAQLKHVDPREFREFGEEFGDVMRSLPFQLPEHLLLLIRSMALTSGMCSGLDPEFNVWDAVEPYAARLLDEERGDLARDLAAEAMKSAGLLWRLPQRVDALITKADEGRLSFDTSRLERRLDRVEGVARRVVSAVLFAALLIGGAVLVAPNPVLGTTLMIASALPLLHALFAGVMGRRGRR
- a CDS encoding PadR family transcriptional regulator, which gives rise to MNGQRPTGGFGGAGFSGERSFGAGSPGAAIWEAMEQLRSTFDPRPGVKRMARGDVRAAVLALLAEQPMHGYQIIQEIEERSGGMWKPSAGSVYPTLQLLADEELIVAEELRGRKTYSLTDLGRAEVEAAADRPAPWESSSSNGTEQHRALSKAAVDLAAATAQLGRSGTPDQVKQAVTVLDDARRALYSILAQS
- a CDS encoding DsbA family oxidoreductase, producing the protein MSEPIKIDIWSDIACPWCYIGKRHLESGIASLGADAPEVDITYHSFELAPDTPVDFEGSEIDFLAKHKGMPAERVQQMLEHVTGVAATAGLDYDFDALQHTKTLKAHELLHFAKEQGLQLELTERLLRAYFTEGRHVGRIDELVELGVEAGLDADAAREALESGRYAAAVQADIAQAQAYGINGVPFFVIEGKYGISGAQPAEVFAQALTQIAGEREGAVA